The Fodinibius saliphilus genomic interval CCGAGGAATACACTAAGTCACTTAAGAAGATGCTTAAATATGCTCGTGAAAAAGGCATTGACAGGGTGATGCAAGAGAACAACCTGGATGCCATTGTGAGTCCTACCGGAGCCCCCGCCTGGAAAACAGATTTAATTAATGGGGATAATTTCTCCGTTTCCTCAAGTAGTCCTGCTGCACGTGCAGGTTATCCGAATATAACTGTTCCCATGGGATATATTGATGATCTGCCTGTTGGCATTTCATTTTTTGGCAAAGCATGGAGTGAACCAAAGCTTTTAGAAATCGCATATGCATTTGAGCAAGCTACAAATATTCGAGTGCCTCCTTCGATAGCAAACATCAAATAACAGGCTACATTAAAAAACCCCCGACATAACGATATGACGGGGGATTAAAAATCAATAAGGAATATTTATTTACTTTCGAGCTCTTCTTGCAAGGCATCCCAGTCAGCCAAAAATCGCTCAAGTCCGCGATCTGTTAGTGGATGATGCATTAACTGGTCAATAACTTTAAGCGGCATGGTAGCTACATCTGCACCCAACCGTGCTGATTCGAATACATGCATAGGATGACGGATACTTGCTGCCAATACTTCCGTTTCGAAATCGTAATTCTCATAGATAGTTACAATATCAGCAATTAGCTGCATTCCGTCATCAGAAATATCATCAAGACGACCAATAAATGGAGAAATATATGTTGCTCCCGCTTTTGCAGCTAATAGTGCTTGGGTTGCAGAAAAGCAGAGGGTACAATTCGTTCGAATGCCTTCATCAGATAAGCTACGAATCGCTTTTATACCATCTTTAATAAGCGGCACCTTGACTACTACATTATCTGCTATCTTGGCCAGATTACGCGCTTCGGCCATAATCTCTTCATATTCTGTAGAAACAACTTCTGCCGAAACATCCCCATCAACTAAGTTACAGATTTTTGCAATATGCCCTTCAAAATCAGCAACTCCTATTTTTGCACACAAACTTGGGTTTGTTGTTACTCCATCCAAAACACCCAAGTCATGGGCTTCTTGAATCTCATCAAGGTCGGCGGTGTCAATAAAAAATTTCATATTTAGCTTAGTGGCTTTGTGATTATTTATGGTAGGCTAAAAATAACAAATTTTATACCTCTTTCTTAAAGCAACACCTTATTAATTATTTATATTTTACAGAACTCAAACGCTACTTCGAATGTTAAAAAAATTAAAAATCATCAATTTCTATCTTAATCTGTCGTTATAGTGAATCATTTGCTGTATCCTCTCGTAAGGCAACTGTTGCTTAACATCTATATCATTAAAAATGGATCCAGTGAAAAATTTACAGTACGTATTTGTTCCCTTATTTGTCATTTTTATTCAGGCCTGTGGCGGTAGCTCCGGCGAACCTACCAACAACTTTAGAGGAAATAATCAAGAAGAAGATGCAACAAGTGTTGAAACTATAACAGCTTCAACCCAGGATATTTCCCAACAAATAAAATCGTTTGGTAATGTTCGGGCACAAGAGATTGTGGAAGTTACTCCCCAGGTTTCAAATCGTATAACAAAAATTTATGCCGACCTTGGCGATACCGTCCAACAAGGAGATGTACTCGCCAAAATTTATGATGCCACTTATCGTGACCAATACCAACAGGCGAAATCACAACTTGAACAGAACCGTGCATCGTATGTTCGGGACAGCCTGCAATTTCAACGTCAAAAGGAACTGCATAGAAAAGACTTAATTAGCTCTACAGAATTTGATAATGCAAAAGCGACCTTTGAAAGCAGCAAAGCTCAGCTCCAATCGGCTAAAGCTAATCTTACCGAGAGCCGAGAGAACCTAGCTAACACTGAGATAACATCCCCAGTGTACGGAGTTGTTCTCAGTCGCAATATCTCTGAAGGTGACCTGGCCAGTAACGGACAAGTAGCGTATGAAGTTGCAAACCTTATTGGCCTTCAAGCGCGCGTTCACCTTCCGATGGAAGAATGGCGGGATGTTGAGATCGGACAAGAAGTTAGCTTCCGTGTATCCAACCAATCAAATGTCAGTGGCAAAGGGCGTGTTACACAGATAAGTCCCCGCCTGGACGCTTCTACCGGCCTTGGAGAAGTTGTCATAAGCCTCACTGAAACCGGACAATCTATTTATCAAGGAGTCTTGGTAGAATCTAATATCACAGTAAAAACTCATAACAATGCCGTGGTTATTCCCCGTTCTGCCTTAGTCGAGAATGTACAAACTCTTATTGAACCTGAATCAAATACGATCCAACTAGATCGGAGCTATTCGGTTTTTATTGTTGAAGATGATTCACTTGCACTACAACGTGATATTACATTGGGAATTGAACAAGGAGATAAAGTCGAAATTATCAGAGGCATTAAGGCCGGTGATGAAATTGTCACAACAGGCCAAAATGGGTTATCTGACAGTACAAAGGTACGCATTGCTGATCCTCAAAACTTTAATCCCTCTCAAAAAGAAGTTCCGATTGATAATATGACAGAGGAAGAAACTAAGGCGACATCACAAGATACAAGCTCAACCTCGTAATAAAGAATACATACTATCTATGAAAGCTCTAGCAAGAAAAGCGGTTGAGCGGCCTGTTACTTTTTTTATGACGAGTCTTATCGTCATCGGTTTTGGCCTTTTTGGGCTGTCAAACCTGCGGCTCAACCTTTATCCGGATGTCTCATTTCCAACAATTACAGTTTACACCACTTATGAAGGGGTAGCACCGGGAGATATGGAAACCCTTGTCACCCGTCCCATAGAAGAAGTTGTAGGTAGCATTAGTGGAGTTCGTGAAGTACGATCATCGTCCAAACAAGGTGCCTCTGTCGTTAAACTAAAATTTAACTGGGGTACCAACCTTTACCAAGCAGAATCAGACGTACGTAAAGAGCTTGACTTTGTAAGGCGAACCATACCCGACGACGCTGAACAGCCGATTGTTTTTTCGTATGACCCAAACCAAGAACCAATTATGGTTCTGACCTTAACCTCTAAAACCCAGAGCCCTAGAGAACTTCGTACCATGGCTCGCCAGCAGATTGAGCAGCGACTTGAACGAATACCAGGGGTAGCTTCCAGTGAAACAGCCGGCGGCTATGAGCGCCAAATCAATATTGATATCAGCAATGAGCAGATGCGCACCTATGGGTTAGATATCTCTACCATTGCTAATAAACTTGAACAAGAGAATATCCAGATTCCAGCCGGCGAGCTCATAGAAGGCCGTACTATATATTCACTGAGGACCATTGGTGAATTTAAAAATGTCGACCAGATACGCAATACTGTTATTGCGCAAACAGATGATAAACCTCTGCGCCTGAAAGATGTTGCTGATGTAGAAGATGGAGTTGCTCAGCCTATTGGCGATGTGCATGTTGATTATAATAAAGGGGTTATCATCAATGTATATCGGCAAAGTGATGCTAATGTTGTAACTACTGCAAATGCAGTTGTCGAAAATCTTGATGACCTCCAAAAACCTCTTCCCAGTGGAGTTGCAGTGGATGTATTGACAAACAAGGCCGAATTTATAGAAATGTCTATTGACAACCTACTTTGGACAGGCCTACAGGCCATTATCCTGGTGGTTCTTATCTTATTGGCTTTCTTACACAGTGGTAGATCTGCTCTTATTATAGCTATCTCAATACCTGTATCGATTATCTCCACTTTCAGTATTATGGACTGGACAGATCTTAGCCTGAATATCATTTCACTCTCAGGACTTACCCTTGCTGTAGGTATGGTCGTGGATGATGCTGTTGTAGTTCTGGAGAATATTTTCCGTTTCAAAGAAGAGGGCCATAATAAAAGCAAAGCCTCTGTCTTTGGAGCTCAGGAAGTAGCAGTCCCAGTCGTTATTTCAACACTTACAACACTCGTTGTCTTTATTCCAATTCTCTTTGTACCTGGTATTGCGGGATTCTTGTTTCGCGATTTAGCTCTTACTATCTCCTTCGCACTTATCGTATCATCGCTGGTAGCACTCTCTTTAATACCTATGATGAGTTCAATTCTATTAGATACTGATGAAGAGGGTGAACAAAAGAACAAAGACTCTTACCTAAAGCAACTTCTGGATTGGAGCCGTGGTAATATATATAAGCGCATTCTTGCTTCTCCGCTTCTATTATTAGGTGCTATTCTATATCCAATATTTTGGATAATTCGACTGGTCGGGAACAGTATCGCTTCCTTCTTTAGTAACAAAATTGCCCCAGTTACCAGTAACTTTCTAGATAGATTAGAGCAATCTTACAAACGCAGATTAGATTCACTCCTCAATAACAGTGGGACTGTTATAATATCAGCAGTAATTTTATTCTTGGTAACTCTTCCCATTTTTAATCAGCTGGGGGGAGAGTTTTTTCCAAAGGTTGATGATAACTCCTTTATTCTGGATGTACAACGAAATCCTGGGGTTAGCCTCATCGAGCTGGAACGATCAATTGCCCAGGCAGAATCAATAATCAACAAAAATGTACCTGAGGCGAAACTAGTAGTCGCAGACTTTGGAGATAAAGAAGGAATAGAAGGTGCAGACAGCCCCGGCGGCTATCAAGGAACCATTAGTGTTGAACTGGTTTCTCAAGATCAACGAAAACGATCAGAATCCGTCATTGTATCCAGTCTGCTTAAAAAGCTTGAAGATGTTCCTGGAACTAATATTAAAGAAATTCAGCAAGATCCATTAAGCCCTGAAGGTGAAAGTGGGCTGGTAGTCCAAATTTATGGTTATGAACCGCAAACAAAAGAAGATCTGGCCAATGGTGTAAAACAAAAACTTCGTGAGATTGATGGAATTGTAAATGTCTTTAGCACCGCCGACCAAGGGCGTCCCGAACTGCGCGTAACCATGGATCGAGAGCGAATTTCTCGTATCGGAATGACCACTTCAGATGTAGCTAATGCACTCAGCAACGCCATCAAAGGCAATATTGCAACAACCTATGTTGACAAGGGAGTTGAATTTGAGGTACTCGTTCAACTGGATGAACTGGATAAAGCAGCTGTATCAGACCTTCGAAATTTACAAATTCAAACTCCTTCCAATGGTTGGGTACCTCTATCTAACCTAGCCCGAATCGAACGCTATCAAGGGCCTACAAATATCTTAAGAATTAACCAAGAGCGTGTTACTGAAGTATCTGCCGACTTATCAGAAATGGACCTCAAAGCAGCATCAGTGCAAAGCCGGGAAAAGCTAGAGAATATTAATTGGCCCGAAGGATATCGATATGAAATAGCCGGCTCAGCAGAAGAGCAACAAGAATCCTTCAACTTTTTGGTACTGGCATTCATGATTGCGGGAATACTCACATATATGGTTATGGCCTCGCAGTTCGAGAGCTTAGTAGAACCCTTTATTATTATACTAACTATACCGCTTGCTCTAACGGGAGTTTTACTAATCCTCTGGATTACCGGCACCTCTATCAGTGTAACCTCAATGGTTGGTCTAATTTTGTTATCTGGTATTGTGGTAAATAATGGAATTGTCATGATTGATTACATCAAAATATTACAAGCTCGTGCTTATTCACGACACCAAGCAATTGTTGAAGGAGCTACCCGAAGATTACGACCTATTTTGATGACTGCCTTTACCACTATTCTTTCAATGGTACCGCTGGCCCTTGAACTTGGGTCAGGCTCGGAAACCTGGAGCCCTATGGCAAGAACGGTTATTGGCGGACTGGGCATGTCCACTCTGCTAATGCTTTTTGTAGTGCCCTGCTTATACAAACTGATAAACAGTATGGTCGAGAACTTCGGCTTTGATGCGGTGCATAAAGAAGACCCTCTCCTTCAAACTGAAGTTTCCTAATTCAATACTGCTATGAAAAAGTTTTCGTTAGCTGAACGTATACTTAAACGACCTATCACAGTGATCATGGCTACACTAGTGATTATCGGCTTTGGGTCATTTGCGCTCTCGAATCTTAAAATCACAATGTATCCTTCTTTTAATATCCCGGTGCTTGCTATACAGACCACCTATGGCAATGTTGCTCCTGAAGACATGCAAGAACTCGTAGTCGAGCCAATAGAAGGCGCGGTATCAGCCATACAGGGTATCGAAACCATGGATGGGAACATTGACAAGGGTAGCGCTTTTATCATCCTTAGACTCAAAAATGGCATCGATATACGCCGAACGGAACTGAAGGTGCGGGAAGCCATATCGCGGATTAGAAATGAACTACCGGCCGAAGCCTCCGAACCGATTATATTCCAGTTTGATCCCGAAAATATGCCCATCATGCGGCTTAGCCTTGAAGCCGAACAAAAAGGTCTTGATAAACTCCGACGCCTTGGAATAGAGTTCGTTGAACCGCGTATCGAGCGACTGGAAGGGGTAGCCTCAGCTGATACCCGGGGTGGACTTGAACGCAAAATATTTGTGAATGTAGACCCTATGTCCCTGGCACAACATCGCCTGGTTCCATCAGACCTAGAGAACGCACTACGGTCTAATAATGTGCAGGTTCCTGTGGGCGATATTGTGGCAGGTACAAAAAGCTATAGCATTAGGGCACAGTCGATGTATGGGCAAGTAGAAGAGATTAAACAAACGATTATCAAAACAAATAATAATGATGTTCCCATACGTATTAAAGATGTAGCGAATGTCAGCGATAGCTTCGCCGATATCTCTACGCTCGTTGAAATCAATGGCAAAAACAGTGTTACTCTTGATATATACAAAAAGTCTGACGCTAATACACTAGATGTGGCAAATGCCGTAACCACTCAGCTCAATACCATTAATGCCAATCTACCAAAAGGTGTCAGCTTACAAGTACTTACCAACGATGGTCAAAATGTTGAAAATTCCATCTCTAACCTCACCCAGTCAGCTTTAGCCGCCCTTATCGTAGTTATAATAGTACTTCTCATATTTTTGGGCGGATGGCGAATTTCATTAGTGGTAGCGGCTTCCATTCCCGTTTCGGTGACCGCTACCTTTGCAGCGATGTATGCGGCAGGACTTACTCTTAATATCTTGACGATTACTGCTCTTGCGCTTGCCATTGGCTTACTTGTTGATAATGCTATTGTTGTTTCAGAAAGTATTGCTCGTAAACTCGAAGAAAATCTTCCAAAAATGCAGGCAGCACTGGAGGGAACAAACGAAGTGATCGGAGCGCTGCTGGGGGCAACATTGACCACATTAGGTGTTTTTGTTCCCATAATCGGATTGTCTGGAGTTGCAGGTCAGTTTTTTGCTCAGTTCGCCATAACAATCAGCATGTCTATTGCAATCTCTTTCTTAGCCTCCATCATATTGGTCCCTGTTTTAGCTCTACTTTTTCTGAATAAAGAAGAGTTTCAACGTCACAGTTCCTCATTCCAGGCTATTCATAAGATTGAAAACTGGTATGAAGATTCACTCCGTTGGCTCATGTTTCATAAGTGGACAACAATCGTTTTTGTTTCATTAATTCTTGGAGGAACATACCTTCTATTTTCAAATCTTGAATCTGAATTTTTGCCGGATACTGATAGTGGCCAGATCTCTGTTGGGGTTGAACTACCTACCGGTACAAAACTTGTTAAAACAGCACAGGTTCTCCGTAGCTTTAGTGAAGAACTCAAGCAAAAAGAGGTGGTTGAAACCGTTATTACTCAAATAGGCCAAAGTGGATGGAATCAACGGACCAATGAAGGAGAACTCAATATTAATCTGATTGAAGCTGATAAGCGTGATATTACTACGAATAAATTTTCAGCAAACCTTCGCCAAACTCTTAAAGCACCGGGTGTAGAAGTAAATATTCGAGGGAGCGGTGGTTTTTCCGGCTTTAGCAGCGGAATCCGCTTGAGTGTAGTAGGTCCTGATATTGATATATTACAAGGTATATCAGACAAAATTGAAAGAAACTTACTTCAAGATTCAACTGTTATTTCTGTCGATAATGGCTGGACAGACCGCACACCCGAACTTAGATATTATGTAGACAGACAACGTATTAGCCGGGTAGGAAGCTCGCTTAATCAAGTTGCGCGTTCTTTAAAAACACAAGTCCAAGGAACACGAGTAGGATTTCTACGCCAAGAAGGAAGAGAAATACCTATTGAAGTACGAGCCAATAAATCTTCCCTTACAAGCCGTGAACAGCTTTATGATCTTGAGTTAATTCAGGCGGATAGTCAACGTATTCCTGTTGCCGGGCTAGGAAAATTTGTAAGTGCAGAGGGCTTTAACTCTATTGAACGTCGAGATCGAGAAACTGTACTGGATATTAATATCGAAGTAGATGGAAATCCCAGCGAATACCGAGAACAGATAACTTCTTTCCTCAAAGAAGAAATTATATTACCCGAGGGCTACCGTTACGAGTTTACCGGAGGGACCCGTGACTCTGAGGAAGGCTTTTTTGAAATATTACGATCTCTGATATTTGCCATATTACTTACATACATGATTATGGCATCTTTATTTGAGAACTTTCGTGACCCCTTTATCATCTGGTTCACTATACCGCTTGCATTCTTTGGTGCTTTAGTGGGCCTTTGGATATTACAAACCCCACTGAGTGCTACTGCCTATATTGGTATGTTTATGCTCGTAGGTATTATTGTTAATAATGGTATCGTTCTCGTTGATTATATGCACTTGTATTCGAAATATAATGAACACTCCGATTCACTTTTCAACAATGTAATTGAAGCATGTAAAAGAAGACTTCGCCCTATTCTTTTAACAGCCCTTACCACTATCTGTTCAATGATACCTTTATCATTAGCCATCGGTACCGGTGCCCAAATTTGGGCACCGCTTGCACGTGCTGTTATTGGCGGCCTCTTTTTCGGCTCAGTTTTGACACTTTATATCATTCCCGCCTTTGTAATGGGGATCAGTAAAAAAAGAAGAAACGCGATCAATGAATACAGAACTTCTTCTAAATAATACTTTCAGTCAGTACATTGTCAATGATCTATAATCAATTTTTTAGACTGATAATCTATTCTTATCAAAACAATTATTCAAAATTCACGTTACATGTATTACCTCTGAGATTTAATAAGAAGATGGAAATATTGGACAAAAAGATTGTATATTTATGCAAAGCATCTAGAAAACGAGATTAAATTTTAAATCATATTATTATGAGTAAATCAAAAGATTTTACACTTGGCCTAATATCAGGTGCTCTTGTGGGATCAGCTATCGCACTATTATATGCACCCGATAAAGGAAGTAACACCCGTGATGTTCTCTCCTACAGACTTAGTAACTACCTAGATGAGCTCACTCACCTCATTGATAAACTTTCCGACGAGAAAAAGTCCATATCTGAGGCGAAACGAAAAGGGGATTTAGTAGTAGAAGATGCGAAAGATCGTGCAGAAGATTTAATTCGTGAAGCAGAAGATCTCCTTAATACTATTGAAGATACTAAAGAGGGTGAGAACAAAGCTGATTAATAGTCACTTTCTTTCCAAATTTTTTTAAAGCCTCCGGTTAATCGGGGGCTTTTTTATTTGTCGGCTACTAGTAAGGGCACTACGATAAAAAAAGCGTCTGACCATAGTGGCCAGACGCTTTAAATATTAGTTACTAATGATGTTTATCGAAGTTATGATTCGTCTTCTTCTACATCAGTTTCAGCAGTTGCTTCTTCACCATTAGGATCGCCAGCTCCACTGAGCTCTTCGAACACTTTGGCTACTTCTTGCTCATCTTCATCCAGTTCAGTTTTCTTACCAACAATGAGATCATCATACTTACGTAGTCCCGTACCAGCAGGTACTTTATGACCAACGATCACATTCTCTTTAAGACCTTGAAGTGTATCTTTCTTAGCCTCAATAGATGCTTGTGTAAGAACCTTAGTTGTTTCCTGGAATGAAGCAGCAGATAACCAGCTTTCTGTTGAAAGTGCAGCACGTGTAATACCAAGCAGTATGGGCTTAGAAATAGCCGGTTCTGCTTCACGTGTTTCAATTTCTTCGACACCTTCTTTAATAAGTTCGTTGTTAATATCTCGAACTTCACGACGATCAAGGATTCTTCCTTGTTTGAGATCACTTCCACCGACATCGGTAACAACATATTTACCGATCAACTCATCATTCTTATTATTGAGTTCAAATCGATCAACTTTGTCACCTTCAAGATACATAGTATCTCCGGGATCGGTTACCTCAACCTTCTGCATCATGGTGCGTACAATCGTCTCAATGTGTTTATCATTGATTTTCACACCCTGTAGTCGGTAAACCTCCTGAATCTCATTCACGAGGTAAGACTGTACTGCATAAGGCCCTAGAATATTAAGAATCTCTTCGGCCGGAATAGTACCATCAGAAAGTTGCTGGCCAGCTTCAACATAATCATTCTCTTGAACCAAGATATGCTTGGAAAGAGATATAAGGTATGTCTTCTCTGTCTTACCATCTTTACTTTCAACGATAACTTCCTGCTTACCACGTTTACGACCGCCGAATCGTACAATACCATCAATTTCAGATACAGCAGCAGGATCACTTGGTGACCGAGCTTCAAAGAGCTCCGTAACACGCGGCAGACCCGCTGTAATATCTTTAGACTGACCGGTTGATCGCGGAATCTTAGCCAGAACCTGACCTGCAGAAACATCTTGTCCGTCTTCCACAACGATATGTGTATCAACAGGCAATGTTTTCTCACGAACGCGATCATCACTGCCCTTAACCATCAGGGTTGGAACCAGTGAACGATCTTTAGAGTCAATTACAACTTTCTCGCGGTGACCTGTTTGAGCATCAGTCTCTTCAGAAAACGTGATATCTTCCATGATATCTTTGTACTCAACAGTACCGTCGATCTCAGCGTAAATATTCGCATTATAAGGATCCCACTTACAGAGTGGTACTCCTTTCGGTATCTCATCGCCTTCTTCAACGAGAAGCTCTGAACCGTAAGGAATATTATAGGTCGTAAGAACCTTTCCTTCCTCATCTACGATTTTAATTTCACCGGCACGACTTAATACAACATCATGCAGTTCTTCACCGTCATCATATTCGACAACGCGGATATTTTCAAACTCAACTTCACCTTCGAACTTCGCTTTATGCTGTGATTCTGACTCCATACGAGAAGCAGTACCACCAACGTGGAATGTTCGTAGTGTAAGCTGCGTACCAGGCTCACCAATAGATTGAGCTGCAATAACACCTACAGCCTCACCTACCTGTACCATTGTACCACGTGACAAGTCACGTCCATAGCATTTTGAACATACACCGCGTTCGGTTTCACACGTAAGTACAGAACGGATCTCTACCTCTTCAATTGAAGTCTCCGCAATACTCTTTGCGACCTTTTCATCAATCATCTGATTTGATTCACAAAGAAGCTCATCAGAGATAGGATCATAAATATCGTGTAATGAAACTCGTCCAAGAATACGATCTTCCAGGCTCTCGATAACATCTTCGTTATCTTTCAGAGCTTTCATCTTAATTCCACGGAGGGTTCCACAATCTTTCTCATTAATAATAATATCCTGAGAAACATCTACAAGACGACGCGTTAAGTAACCGGCATCAGCAGTTTTAAGTGCAGTATCGGCAAGACCCTTACGCGCACCGTGAGTAGAAATAAAGTACTCAAGAACCGTAAGACCCTCTCTGAATGAGGATAGAATTGGATTCTCAATTACCTCGTTTCCTTCTTGCATAGAACTCTTCTGCGGCTTAGCCATCAGTCCACGCATACCACCAAGCTGACGAATCTGCTCTTTTGAACCACGAGCACCGGAATCAGCCATCATAAATACTGGGTTAAATCCATCACGATCAGAGGTCAATGCCTCAAACAATGATTCAGAAACCCTGTTAGTGGTACTTGTCCACTTATCAATAACCTGATTATATCGTTCGTTATCGGTAATGAAACCCATTTCGTAACGATCAGTTATTTCAGCAACCTCATCTTGAGCTTTCTGTATTAACTGTTGTTTTTCATCAGGGATTACAATGTCTTCAAGGCTAAAGGAAAGCCCGCCTGTAGTTGCTTGGTTGAAGCCTAGACGTTTCATTTCGTCAAGGAATTCAGCAGTACGTGATGTTCCTACTTCATAGTGAACATCCCCAATAAGAGAACGCAGTTCTTTCTTACCAAGCGTACGGTTAATATACCCCATCTCATCAGGCAGTATCTTATTAAAGACAACTCGACCTGTTGTAGATTTGATGATTTCATAACCATCACCGTCTTCTTTTGGAATACGGATATTGATTTTCGCGTGCATATCTAAGCGGTCGCGATCATATGCAATAAGCACCTCATCGAGGTTGGCAAAGGTTTTACCCTCTCCTTTCTGATCACTGGCCATCTTGGTCAGGTAATAAATACCCAAGACCATATCCTGTGATGGTACCGCAATAGGACCACCATTGGCAGGACTTAAGATATTATGAGAGCCTAACATTAATACAGATGCCTCTAATATTGCATCATGGCTTAATGGAAGGTGTACAGCCATCTGGTCACCATCAAAGTCAGCGTTAAATGCTGTACATGAAAGTGGGTGCAGACGTACTGCTTTCTCTTCAATAAGCACGGGTTGATACGCCTGGATACCAAGCCTGTGCAATGTTGGAGCACGATTCAGCATGATTGGGTGTCCGTCAATCACGTTCTCAAGGACCTCCCATACAACTTGATCTCTGCGGTCTACAACTTTCTTTGCAGATTTAACCGTTTTAACATAACCACGCTCAATGAGTCGGCGGATAATAAATGGCTTATAAAGCTCTACAGCCATCTCTTTCGGCAAACCACATTGGTGCATCTTAAGCTCAGGGCCAACAACAATAACAGAACGACCCGAATAGTCAACACGTTTACCGAGCAGGTTCTGA includes:
- the rpoC gene encoding DNA-directed RNA polymerase subunit beta', translated to MPTTNTLTVSKDFDKIGISLASPETILSRSHGEVLTPETINYRTFKPEMDGLFCEKIFGPVKDYECHCGKYKRIRYKGIICDRCGVEVTRKAVRRERMGHISLTVPVVHIWYFKSLPNKLAYLLGYSSKNLEKIVYYETYVVMNPGVARDLGYKKGDLISEEEYYDIQEQLPEDQWEMDDDNKEKFRAKEGAEAIQELLSTQDLDELAYRLRYEARNETSQMRKKKKLKRLQVIESFRAANQHTENRPEWMVQSVIPVIPPELRPLVPLEGGRFATSDLNDLYRRVIIRNNRLKRLIDIKAPDVILRNEKRMLQEAVDSLYDNSRKSNAVRNNNRPLKSLSDMLKGKSGRFRQNLLGKRVDYSGRSVIVVGPELKMHQCGLPKEMAVELYKPFIIRRLIERGYVKTVKSAKKVVDRRDQVVWEVLENVIDGHPIMLNRAPTLHRLGIQAYQPVLIEEKAVRLHPLSCTAFNADFDGDQMAVHLPLSHDAILEASVLMLGSHNILSPANGGPIAVPSQDMVLGIYYLTKMASDQKGEGKTFANLDEVLIAYDRDRLDMHAKINIRIPKEDGDGYEIIKSTTGRVVFNKILPDEMGYINRTLGKKELRSLIGDVHYEVGTSRTAEFLDEMKRLGFNQATTGGLSFSLEDIVIPDEKQQLIQKAQDEVAEITDRYEMGFITDNERYNQVIDKWTSTTNRVSESLFEALTSDRDGFNPVFMMADSGARGSKEQIRQLGGMRGLMAKPQKSSMQEGNEVIENPILSSFREGLTVLEYFISTHGARKGLADTALKTADAGYLTRRLVDVSQDIIINEKDCGTLRGIKMKALKDNEDVIESLEDRILGRVSLHDIYDPISDELLCESNQMIDEKVAKSIAETSIEEVEIRSVLTCETERGVCSKCYGRDLSRGTMVQVGEAVGVIAAQSIGEPGTQLTLRTFHVGGTASRMESESQHKAKFEGEVEFENIRVVEYDDGEELHDVVLSRAGEIKIVDEEGKVLTTYNIPYGSELLVEEGDEIPKGVPLCKWDPYNANIYAEIDGTVEYKDIMEDITFSEETDAQTGHREKVVIDSKDRSLVPTLMVKGSDDRVREKTLPVDTHIVVEDGQDVSAGQVLAKIPRSTGQSKDITAGLPRVTELFEARSPSDPAAVSEIDGIVRFGGRKRGKQEVIVESKDGKTEKTYLISLSKHILVQENDYVEAGQQLSDGTIPAEEILNILGPYAVQSYLVNEIQEVYRLQGVKINDKHIETIVRTMMQKVEVTDPGDTMYLEGDKVDRFELNNKNDELIGKYVVTDVGGSDLKQGRILDRREVRDINNELIKEGVEEIETREAEPAISKPILLGITRAALSTESWLSAASFQETTKVLTQASIEAKKDTLQGLKENVIVGHKVPAGTGLRKYDDLIVGKKTELDEDEQEVAKVFEELSGAGDPNGEEATAETDVEEDES